Part of the Lotus japonicus ecotype B-129 chromosome 6, LjGifu_v1.2 genome, AGCTGAGAGTTGTGgtgtttgttgtttgatcatgagatctatcTTTCAATCTCTTGTGTAAAGGATCGGTCATTGTGGCAGTGATCATTAGGAGTTAGGGGATGTTTCCTTGTAGCTTAGAgggaagggctaagctagattcactagttgtaatagtggtagacattgaagaggctctatactaagggggagtaacTTAGGTATATGAGGGACTTTCATGtatgacctgagagctattattaagatagtgaattgactcctggattggtatcctccagacgtaggtgttttgacactgaactgggttaacaatccttTGTGTTCTTTACTATTTTTCTGATTTAATATTGTGCTGCACTtctgttgttatttgttgtacGTTGTGCCAGATGTCATAGACATttggttcgacatctgtcctgtgcgagaaccagaatttcactATCTCTATTAGTAGGAGTGTTCATAATTGATGGATCTAAtttaaaaaacagaaaaatgaaTCTAAAACTCAATCAAATCGAAAACAAACATGGTGTGGTGTTTTCGGCGACTAAGGTTTGGGAAGGGGGTAAGCAGAAAAAAATGTGAACCCTCAAAATCAATTAGAGTTTGACTTGGTATGAGTCCAGGTTCACTGATCTAGAGTTTAGTATGGTGCTAAAGGGCTGAGTTTGTGGTGGCGGTTGCGATTATTTATGGTCTATTTTTGGTGGAACTCGAAACTAAGAAAAATCTGGTAAGATGAAAGACTTTGATGGTTGTAGCTCGGGATTCTGACAACCGGAGTGAATTGGCTACTAAGGTGGTCATGATTTTAACGATTAGAGAAGTGAATAATGCCTTTGTCATTTCGGGAAGCAAGGGAGAAGGAGACCAATCTTTCTCCAAAGAAGAGATGATGGAGTTATTTTTACATGAGGTGTGATCGGCCGTAACAAGCAAAAGACGAGGGTCTGAATTTGAACATTCTTTTAGAGGTTCatattagataaaaaaaatcataaattatcTTTTATCTAAGAACTTTATAGGAAAGTAATCTATTCACACCAAATTCAGTGAGACTCAATGAGGGAAATAAGAATAGAAGGGAAATATATGTTAGTTGATATGATAGAGAATGAAGAAAGGTAAAAATAAAAGGCTAGAATGTATCAAAGTTGTAAACAAAAACGATTTGTGAAAAGAATAAAGTTTTATTCACACACCCTTAAAAGTGTTGTAAAGTTGGAAAATATAATGATatgaaaaaataagagagaaaatgaataTGAAAATGAGTTGATAGTGCAAATGTGTCATTCCACTTGTAAAAAAAGATGTATTTTACAGACTCTGTCCTCTGGCTCATGGCAACAGCTCCAAGCTGCTATATATAAACAGTGCCTCTTATGTGTTAGACGCCCATTCATGATTCATCTTATCCCTATTTTCTATTTCTACTTTAATTCGTTGAATTTCTGAGGCCAGCAACGGAAAAGCATTCAACTTTTAATGTCATGCTTGGAGTCGCCAAAAACAGTCTCTATTTCGCATATAAATACCAGTGTGTGTGAGCTTCCTTTGCTCCACAACAAAATCCACTCACAATAACCATCCATCTCCAACACTTTACCTAACCATAAAAATTTCCCAATAACTTCTTTTTAAGCCAAGCACCTTCACACCACTTTATATTCAACACAAGATCATAAATTATCaccctctttcttcttctgctcGCCGCGTTTTGGAAACTGACGGTATGTACATAAATACGCATAAGCATGGTGGTCCATGTAAATGCTCTGTTTTCCCCTGTTTTTATTGCTCTGTTTTATCCCCTGTTTTAAATGCTCTGTTTTGGTACATAAATATTTCCCATTCACATCCTCAAATGTTCATACATGTCTGACATATGGTGTTGTTTACAGACTAAGCTCCtctgttcttttcttttccaactTTTCTCCCTGTCATTGGGTgtaataaattaagaaaaataccAAACACTAAGAAACAGTTTTCATGGATAGACACAAAGTCACAAACACAAAAATATTTAACTTTATCTTTTCTTTCAACTAACTGAGTTATTACAGCTAGAAAACAAAACTATCTCCCATCACTTGTGTGCCCATCTCTTTCATGATTGATAAAAACTGATTTGTATAATAGCTTCCACAAAATATCAATTCCCAACAAACAGTTTGTAAATCAGTGCCCCTATGAGCTTGTTTGGTTGTAAAGTTGATTACATGACTGAATCATAAAAAATGTTTCGTCAACTATGCAGGTATAATTTTTAAAAGAAGATGATTATCCCAGTGCCTCCATCTCCTTGCAAGCAAGAACTGCCACTAGTAAACTTCCAAAATGGGCTAATCATGGAGTCTCTGTTTCGCCACCACCGGAACAAGGACAAAGTGGTGGTGATAATGGGGGCCACTGGCACTGGCAAGACGAAGCTGGCAATAGATTTAGCCAAACACTTCCAACCAGCAGAGATAGTGAACTCAGACAAAATACAAGTTTACAAAGGCCTTGACATCACAACAAACAAAGTAACAGAGGAAGAGTGTGGTGGAATCCCACACCATCTTCTCGGTGCTGTGGATGATCCTAACTATAATTTCACTGCTAATGATTTCTGCCACCATGCGTGTTCCGCCATCGATTCCATCGTGAAGAAAGATGGATTACCCATCATTGCTGGCGGTTCAAATTCCTACCTTGATGCTCTGGTGAACCATCATGCAGAGTTCAGGTTGAGATACGAGTGTTGCTTCCTCTGGGTTGATGTTTCACTCCCTGTTCTCCATTCCTCGCTTCAGGCCCGTGCGGATCGCATGATTGAGGCGGGGCAAGTGGATGAGGTTCGTGAATTCTTCGATCCTTCTGCGGATTACACTAGAGGGATCAAAAGGGCGATTGGTGTGCCGGAGTTTGACGATTTCTTGAGAGCAGAGGCGAATGGGGAAGATGACATGACGATACTGCGGCTTCTGGAGGGTGCCATTGCGAGGACCAAGATTAACAACTGCACCCTCGCCAATCGCCAGGTTCAGAAGATTCATCGCCTCCACAGGGTGTGGAGGAGGAGCATGCATCGGTTAGATGCCAATGACGTCTTCCTCCGAAGAAGCAGCGGTGACTCTGCTGATTCGGAGGAAGCGTGGCAGGATCACGTGCTCGCCAAGAGTCTCATGATCCTGCATAACTTTCTCTACAAGGAAATTTCTTGTGTTCCGACTAGGTCACCGCAGGTGGCCCTCCCGGCCTTTGCGGCGGTGGCGGTGACACACTAGAGGGGCAGAGAATCTGCATATAGAGGCActtcacactttttttttaagatacTCTCTTTTTGGGGTTTTTTAGGTCATGTCATTGAGTAAAAGTCTTACATTTtgggtttttgaattttttctcTGGGTCATCATTGGGCCAGTTAAGGTTTTACATGCAGAGAATGTGAACTATGTAATTTTTTTGGGTTCTCTTGGGTTACATCAGGAATACTTGAGTGTATTccatataaattaattaaatatgttaATGGAGCATAGCATATATGATCCTGCACTGAGGGCTGATGTGGGGGGCATAGAATGTAACAGTTGAACTTTGGAAATACTAGTTTAATTTGATACTTGTGTGACATATTTTCTTATAAATCTTATAGCTACACATTGATTATCCCAGTGTGATTACTGATAATATTAAGGAAAAGTGCTTTAAAAAGAGGGAAAAGTTGGGaaaaaatgatgatgatgagttgcTATCGCTACCAATGCAATCAAAGACTCAAAATTTTCCTTCACATTAACTGAGCTAAACAATCTTTTTAGCTCTTCTAAATCCTAACTTCTCCTTAATCCTGTACCTCTTCTAAACTCTGTTCTCTTTCAAATGACAGTTGTTTTAATAGATTGTTTTGTCAAGGGATAAAGGGCAGGGATAAAACTAGCACAATAGAAAAAATTGATATACCAAATGAAGGCTCAAACATTTTCTCTATGATAGAGAGtttaagaaaagagagaaaaatgtcATAGATTATTAATGTAAATCAAACAACATTGTTGATATGTGTATCACTTCACATTGCATATGCTTTGTACCAACCTTTTTTTTCTACATTTATCTTCCGTTCccattatattatatatcacGTGTGAAAGCAAAATGCAAATACTaaagttgaaacttgaaagcatagttataaaactcggaccggaccggccggttcgaccggttgaaccgggaacCGGAACCTTGACCGGTCCGAGCCATTAAATGGATCGGGCATGTAATTGAACCGGTATGAACCGGTTTGGACCGGCCGGTTCAGGTAATAAACCGgcgactcggccggtttttttTGGACCGgtcagtctttttttttttttttctgatttttcttttttttttgtcgaaactgtttttaatggtcaaactgtaattaatttacatttaatgttaattatttggtcaaatgatattcaattgagagttatttaaaaaaattgtcatggctaggacttgaacacagGACCTCAAGGAGGAAAGCTAATCCAAATTTCCACTACACCACCTTACTTCTTGTTTAGAAgaatgcatattattttatatatatgatatactaaggttatattttaaattattataattttttaatataaaccgagtcaagcaatcaaaccaatgacccagtggttgaaccattgactcattgacccagtgcctcgaccgagtcgatcatcggtccgagtctgataacactgcttGAAAGTACCTTCTATATTTGGCGGCCGCACAGGTAAGAAGCATTATTGGGATACGTGGAAGTGAGTTGAGGGGATGGGTGTGTATAatgaaaagtaaaagaaaaagttttttactttctttttattttagaccactttttttaacctacTATAATAGGtaaacacattttttttaaaagatatttaatatatgacaaatttttaatgatgttttttcttaaaaaatatcatgtgttgacctgctataaccagtcaaagtaggtggtgtaaaattacaccacctaaaattGGTGTATATTAGATTCTCCCTTTATTTGAAATGAACATGTACATACAGTACATTCTCCTTTTTGTGATCACTGATCAATGATCATCTCATCATCCGTACTGACTGATAGTTTGTGGTGCACCTGCATCGATTCATCAAACTCATTGGTGGGTCCAATTTAAAAGGTTGATCACAGTTGCTCATTGATTTGTGATGGGAATATGCCCCACCAGTGTAGTGGAGGTGGGGACTGGCAGATAGTGGCttcttttttggttttttcatttgatttgtgccttaatttgtcatttatttataatttggGTGAGGGATATGTTTAGATACATAGTTTATGGTTAGATTAGATACACAAGTTGTTTAAATGAACATAAAAGATGGATTAAATCACGCTAGTTGTAGTGGATGACTAATAATAAGTAAGCGAGTTAGAAATTAtacttattttaaatattaatcatTCATTTAGAAATAAGATTATTTaacctaaaaaatattttaggtCATTTAGAAAACTCACCCTTAGATACAATAAGTAGACTAAAATCATATTAGTCAATTACAAAAGTTAAGGAAAAAAGTTTCTATTAACCATAATTAATTATGTACCCAAACAGGCACATAAACACCCGAACAATACAAACTTCACTTCACAATTCACataaatctattttttttttatcatatcacATTAATTACTCCAATCTATTCcttcttcatttcttattttaacTGTCTATATGACTACATCTGTTGAATATATGTACATATCTACTACACTTTAAAAGAGACTCAAGAAATCACTATTCCTAAAAGAACTTCAAATCTGGGTCGTCTATTCCACTCTCTCTCCATTTTCACTCTTTAATCTTGGCCACTCACTTGTGAGACTTTTTTTGCCTCTATTCTACTCGGGGTTCTCTGTATGGTTGGCGTCACATAGCGCGTTGATGGAGTATGGGATGAAGGTCATAATTGTTTCCCTGCTAAGCGTTCGTGAGTTATCATCATGCCTGCAGGTCCTGTCCCTGTTGCGTGTTTAAGGAGGAATTCAAAATTTTAGGTTTTCCTGTTCGACCAGGATTTGGGGTAAAATTCGTCATTCTGACCTAAGTTTCTTTAAGCCATTGTGAGGTAGGTGATGAATCGAAGGAGGAAAATAGAACTGTTGAGGAAGGTTTTGGATTTGTTCAGAATGTGTTGTCTGAAGGAGGAGAATAGATTTGTATCAGAAGCCATGTCAGGTTAGTAACAGAGGTTTGGTATGCATAGTTGTCAAGCAGGCTTGCTTCTGAAACGTAATTGAATTTAATTGTATTTTTGAAATGCTTCTCACTTTCACTTGTCTATAAATATTGGCATCTTGTGTTCATTTTTGTGTTCTTGGTCAGAGCAATTTTTCTTTACTTATCTCCTCTTTCGTTTAGACAATTGTTGGTTGTTGTTAATTATGGCTTTTACTGCTGGCCCTTTCCATCCCCTTCGTAGCTTATGCAAAGGGCAAGATACATGGAAAGTTAAGGTTCGCGTTCTTTGATTGTGGGAAATGTTTCCTGTTGATGAACCTGGCAAAGCATATGCTATTAATCTTGTCTTGATCGATTCACaggttatttattttattttgtatttttgtagTTCTATTTCTATGTGGAATTTAAGCATATCCTATAAtttgttcttttattttgttGTATAGGGTGTCAAAATTGAGGCTTGTATTAAGAAGAACTATCTCAGTAAGTTCAGGAGTGAATTCTCAGAGGGTGGTGTGGTGTAACTTATTTTGGTGTTTCTGAAAACTCCGGCGCATTTCGTGCATCAGATCATGAGTTCAagattttcttcaatttgaggACACGGGTTGTGCCTGAATCTTCAGATGTTATTCCAACGATTGGGTTATCCTTGAAAAACTCTGCTGACATTGAAGCTACTCTTGGAGAATCAGATTTTCTCATAGGTAAGTTAACTCCTTCCATTTCAatgaaggattttttttttggtatgatgatgatgattatgagtttaagttttatgttttttatacTTATCTGTGGTGTATTACATTGTGTTGTAATTGGAATGCCTTTTTGTTGCAGTTTAATTTGTTTTGATATTATAATTGTATTAAATTAGGAATCCAAGCATTATAGAGAAATTCAAGGTAGCAGTTAGCACTCATTGTAGAAAAGATGGGAGGGTCTCTTTTTGGGTGATTTAGGGATATGTGGAGAAGACTTGTATAGACGCATCGGTAAGGAGGGAATACCAGATAAGGTAGACCAGTAGTTAGAGATAGAGGGACACCAAGAAAAATTATACGCCAAACCATGTATAGATTTGGATTTAAATTGTCTATCTTTAGACATTATTCATGATAAGATATTACGGTGTTGTTTAATCCATGTAGCTAATTCCACCTATTGGGTGATGTGCAGGTAAATAGAGTTTCCAGTTCCTCTATACTTCTCATTCCAAATATATATTTGATGTGCAGGTATGAAGACATTCTTCTATCCTTGTGGAACATTTTCAAAGAATGCTACTGTTGCAAAAATCAGACCCATATGTAAGTTAGTTATAATGTATTGTGTTAGCATTCAAGTGATGAGTCTATATCTGAGTAGTGTTTCTTGCAAACAAAGGCAGAATTTATGTAAATCAAGTTGATATTGATATTAACCTATGCCTTAGATTTGGTAGCCAATACTTATTCAATTGACCGAAAATGAAATTTTGCTTAATTTCTAATTGGCCTAATTTTCTATTAGTATAGTGCTTTCTTGCTGTTCCTACTGTTTGGTGATTTGGAATGGCTCGTGGTAGGCTTGTGAAATTCAGATTGGGGTATAGGCACTTTGGATGGCATTTAATGGTGTTGGACATTGTTTGTATTTGCAGTTGCAAGTATCTGTAATTCTCTGGTCTCTGTACTGTTGTCCTGGTTTTTCTGGTTTGGCTTCATTTTTCTggtttcttttttctctcttttgtaTTAAGGGTTGGAGTTGGAGTACCCCTTATACTCCATTTTAATGCGATCTTTAACTTATCAAAAATTCTTTTACTAAATTCATTGCTTTGCATTTAATGAGCCTACCCACTATTAGTACTATCTTTGTGCTTTGAAAGAGACCCAAATATTGTTACTGAATTAATGAATCATTTTAGATGACTTTACCTACATTGTCCAAAAATTTGTACTTAGTTCTGTGGtcaattttcttcatttcatgatgacaactcctattgtcaAGATTTCCTATCGAGAAATCTGTTGCTTTTTTTCTCTAAACATACATTAACTTACATGTTAGATGAAGATTTCTATATATAAACACACTATATCTAGGTGAAACAAGATTGGTTTGAACCAAAGTTCCTCTCACTCTAATCTATTCGTGAATATCTCCCAGCCTTGGCTCTGTGTATGTTTCTCTTCTATTTGGTCTTATAGCATGTTTTTTCCTTTAACTTCCAGATCAATTCGTTATTTATGCAAAAATA contains:
- the LOC130726106 gene encoding adenylate isopentenyltransferase 5, chloroplastic-like produces the protein MIIPVPPSPCKQELPLVNFQNGLIMESLFRHHRNKDKVVVIMGATGTGKTKLAIDLAKHFQPAEIVNSDKIQVYKGLDITTNKVTEEECGGIPHHLLGAVDDPNYNFTANDFCHHACSAIDSIVKKDGLPIIAGGSNSYLDALVNHHAEFRLRYECCFLWVDVSLPVLHSSLQARADRMIEAGQVDEVREFFDPSADYTRGIKRAIGVPEFDDFLRAEANGEDDMTILRLLEGAIARTKINNCTLANRQVQKIHRLHRVWRRSMHRLDANDVFLRRSSGDSADSEEAWQDHVLAKSLMILHNFLYKEISCVPTRSPQVALPAFAAVAVTH